CCCGGGCGACCAGTGGCACGCCTCGATCACCCGGATGGTGGTGGCCTGCCGCGCCTATGGGCTGCGCGCGGTCGACGGCCCCTTCGGCGATTTCTCCGATCCCGAGGGCTACAAGGACGGCGCGCGTCGCGCCGCGGCGCTGGGCTGCGAGGGCAAATGGGCGATCCATCCCAGCCAGATCGCGCTGGCCAACGAGGTGTTCAGCCCGCCCGAGGCCGAGGTCACCCGCGCCCGGCGCATCATCGAGGAGCTGAAGAATGCCGAGGCCGAGGGCCGCGGCGCGGCCTCGCTCGACGGCAAGATGATCGACGCCGCCTCGGAACGGATGGCGCAGAACGTGATCACCGTGGCCGATGCGATCGCGGCGAAGGGCTGAGCGGCGCCGCCGCGCGTTGCTTGCCGTAACGGAAACCAAGCTTTTCTCACCCTCAGGGAGGTGACAGATGGACATTCACGAACATCAGGCCAAGGAAATCCTCGCGGGCTTCGGCGTGCCGACCCCGCGCGGCGGTCTTGCCTACAGCCCCGAACAGGCGGCCTTTCGCACGCGTGAGTTGGGCGGCGACGCCTGGGTCGTCAAGGCGCAGATCCATTCGGGCGGTCGCGGCGAGGCCGGCGGCGTCAAGCTCTGCAAGTCCCAGCGGGAGGTCTACGACTTCGCGCAGGAGCTTTTCGGCAAGCAGCTGGTCACGCGCCAGACCGGCGCGGCCGGCAAGGGGGTCTACCGCATCTGGGTCGAGGAAGCCTCGGACATCGCGCAGGAGCTCTATCTCGGCTTCGTGCTCGACCGGAAATCCGAGCGGATCATGGTCGTCGCCTCGTCGAGCGGCGGCATGGAGATCGAGGAACTGGCCGAGACCGACCCCGACAGCCTGGTGCGGATGGTGGTGGATCCCGCGCATGGCCTCGTCGAGTACCAGGCGCGCGAACTGGCTTTCGCGCTGGGGCTCAAGGGCGCGCAGATCGGGCAGATGGTCAAGGCGGTGCGCGCCTGCTACCGTGCCTATCGCGATCTCGACGCCACCATGGTCGAGATCAACCCGCTGGTCATCACCGGATCGGGCGACCTGGTGGCGCTGGATGCCAAGATGAGCTTCGACACCAACGCGCTTTACCGCCGCCCGCAGATCGCCGCGCTGCACGACCCCAGCCAGGAGGACGCGCGCGAGGCGATGGCCCATGACAACGGGCTCGCCTATGTGGGGCTCGACGGCGATATCGGCTGCATCATCAACGGCGCCGGGCTCGCAATGGCGACGATGGACATGATCAAGCTCTCGGGCGGCGAGCCCGCGAACTTTCTCGACATCGGTGGCGGCGCCTCTCCGGAGCGGGTGATGACCGCGTTCCGCACGGTGCTGTGCGATCCGAATGTCAGCGTGATCCTCGTGAACATCTTTGCCGGCATCAACCGTTGCGACTGGGTCGCCAAGGGCGTGGTCGAGGCCTACAAGGCCGAGGGCCTGACCCTGCCCGTGGTGGTCCGTCTCGCCGGAACCAATGTCGAGCAGGGCCGCAATATCATCGACGCAAGCGGCCTGCCGCTGATTACCGCCGAGACGCTGGCCGAGGCCGCCGAGAAGGCCGTCGCGGCACGCCCGAAACGCGCTGCCTGAGGGAGGACATCATGGCGATCATCATAGACGAGAACACCAAGGTCGCGGTCCAGGGCATGTCGGGCCGGATCGGCAAGTTCCATGCCCAGGAAATGATCGAGTACGGCACGAATGTCGTGGCCGGAGTAACCCCCGGCAAGGGCGGCGAGACGGTGCTGGACCGGCCCGTCTTCAACACCGTGCGCGAGGCCGTCAACGAAACCGGCGCCGAGGCGGCGCTGTTGTTCGTGCCGCCGCCCTTTGCGGCCGATGCGATGATGGAGGCTGCCGATGCCGGCATCAAGACCGCGGTCTGCGTGACCGACGGCATCCCGGCGCAGGACATGATGCGGGTCAAACGCTTCCTCCGCCGCTATCCGCGGGACCGCAAGATGCGCCTGATCGGCCCGAATTGCGCGGGCGTGATCTCGCCCGGCAAGGGCTTCATGGGCATCATGCCGCCGCATATCTACACGCCCGGCCGGGTGGGCATCGTGGGTCGCTCTGGCACGCTGGGCTATGAGGCGGCGAGCCAGATGCAGGCGCTGGGCATCGGCGTCTCGACCAGCGTCGGCATCGGCGGCGACCCGATCAACGGCTCGTCCTTCCGCGACATCCTCGAGCTTTTCGAGGCCGATCCGGAAACCGATGCGGTGATGATGATCGGCGAAATCGGCGGTCCCCAAGAGGCCGACGCCGCGGCCTTCGTCAAGGCGCACATGAAGAAGCCCGTGGTGGCCTATATCGCGGGGCTCTCCGCGCCGAAGGGCCGCAAGATGGGCCATGCCGGCGCGATCATCTCGGCCTTCGGCGAGAGCGCGCAGGAAAAGGTGGAAATCCTTTCCGAGGTCGGCATCACGGTCGCGCCGAACCCCTCGGCGATGGGCGAGACCGTGGCCAAGGTGCTGGGCAAGAAGGTCGCCGCGTGAGCGGCGCGCTCAGCCCGTGAGCAGCCTGCGCAACTCGAAGGCCGCGCGCATCAGGTTTCGGGTGTACGCGTCCTTCGGCGCCTCGAAGATCGCGGCGGTCGGGCCCTCCTCGACCACCGCCCCGTCCTTCATCACCATCACGTAATCCGCCATCGCGCGGACCACGGCCAGGTCGTGGCTGATGAAGATGTAGGACAGTCGGTGCTCGGCCTGCAGCCGGCGCAACAGGTCGATCGCCTGCTTCTGCACCGACCGGTCGAGCGCCGAGGTGGGTTCGTCCAGCACGATCACCCGGGGCCGCAACACAACCGCGCGGGCGATGGCGATGCGCTGGCGCTGCCCGCCCGAGAACTCGTGCGGGAACCGGTTGCGCATCGCCGGTTCCAGCCCGACATCCTCTAGCGCCTGCGCCGCGCGCCGGGCGCGTTCGCGGCGGGTCAGCCCGGGCTCGTGCACCAACAGCCCCTCGGTGACGATCTCCGAAACCGTCATCCGGGGCGAAAGCGCGCCGTAGGGGTCCTGGAACACCATCTGCAGCCCGTCGCGGAAGGGCTTCATCGCCGCCCGGTCGAGCCCGCCGATCTC
This genomic window from Rhodovulum sp. ES.010 contains:
- a CDS encoding malate--CoA ligase subunit beta, giving the protein MDIHEHQAKEILAGFGVPTPRGGLAYSPEQAAFRTRELGGDAWVVKAQIHSGGRGEAGGVKLCKSQREVYDFAQELFGKQLVTRQTGAAGKGVYRIWVEEASDIAQELYLGFVLDRKSERIMVVASSSGGMEIEELAETDPDSLVRMVVDPAHGLVEYQARELAFALGLKGAQIGQMVKAVRACYRAYRDLDATMVEINPLVITGSGDLVALDAKMSFDTNALYRRPQIAALHDPSQEDAREAMAHDNGLAYVGLDGDIGCIINGAGLAMATMDMIKLSGGEPANFLDIGGGASPERVMTAFRTVLCDPNVSVILVNIFAGINRCDWVAKGVVEAYKAEGLTLPVVVRLAGTNVEQGRNIIDASGLPLITAETLAEAAEKAVAARPKRAA
- the sucD gene encoding succinate--CoA ligase subunit alpha codes for the protein MAIIIDENTKVAVQGMSGRIGKFHAQEMIEYGTNVVAGVTPGKGGETVLDRPVFNTVREAVNETGAEAALLFVPPPFAADAMMEAADAGIKTAVCVTDGIPAQDMMRVKRFLRRYPRDRKMRLIGPNCAGVISPGKGFMGIMPPHIYTPGRVGIVGRSGTLGYEAASQMQALGIGVSTSVGIGGDPINGSSFRDILELFEADPETDAVMMIGEIGGPQEADAAAFVKAHMKKPVVAYIAGLSAPKGRKMGHAGAIISAFGESAQEKVEILSEVGITVAPNPSAMGETVAKVLGKKVAA